The nucleotide sequence CAGGCAAAGTGGCATCTGGGAACGTACCGAACGCAGTCAGCCTGTTTCGGTTCCGGTGAATGATCACCATATTCCGGAAACAGATCCTGTCGTCAGTGACGTGGAGTCGACGACTGCTGATACCCTCCCCTTTACAAAAAGCTGAAGCAACATGTCCCCGTTTCTATTTACCTGTATTATGATTAGTGTCACCTTATTGATAGGTCTGGCTGGCGCATTCTGTTTTGCCATCCGGGCCCGGAACATGCAGTACTGGCTCCCCGCTTACCTGCTTTCAAAGAAGCGAGATCCGAAACTCTCCTTCAGCCCGGAACAACCCCGACATATTTTCATTGCGGTCTGTGACCACTTTGAACCGGAATGGGGTAACCCCACGAAATCAGAGGCGATTGCCCGCGTCGATCGCTGGTGTGAAGAATACCCGGCTCGATTTTCCCGGTTCAGCGATTCGCGGGGACAAGTGCCACAACATACATTCTTCTACCCTCAAGACCAGTATGCGCCTGAGTACCTGGATCGTCTCGCGTCCCTCTGTAAACAGGGATACGGTGATGTGGAAATTCATTTACATCATGACCATGACACAGCAGACGGCCTGCGACAGAAAATGAACGAGTTTCGCCAGACCCTCTTCGACCGGCATGGTCTACTGAGAAAAGATCCCCAGACGGGAGAGATTCTCTACAGTTTTATCCACGGTAACTGGGCACTTTGCAACTCGCGTCCCGATGGTCGCTGGTGTGGCGTCGACAATGAGATTGAAATCCTGCTGGAAACCGGCTGTTATGCCGACCTGACCATGCCCTCCGCCCCCAGTAATACTCAGACCGAAATCATCAACAGCATCTATTACGCAAAAAACCGCCCGGGAGAACGGAAATCACAGAACCAGGGAGTTCATACCCAGGTAGGTCACTCACCTGATTCAGACAGTCTGCTGATGATCCAGGGACCGTTAAGACTCGACTGGAGTCAACGCAAATGGGGTCTGGTGCCACGAATCGAAAATTCGGATCTGCACGCGGGACGTCCCGGCACGATTAATCGATTACATCACTGGCTGGCCGCAGATGTCCACGTCACCGGGCGCCCCGACTGGACTTTTATTAAACTCCATACCCATGGTGCCAAGCCTGGCAATATCGACACCCTGCTGGGGCCGGAAACAGAAGCTTTTCATACAGAACTCCGTGCAGAAGCCGAACGGCACCCCGAGTGGAAGTATTACTATGTCACTGCCTGGGAGATGGCCGCCCTGATCCATCAGGCGGAACAGGGAGTTACTATTCCTGATTTTGACGCGATTCATAAGCAATCAACACAAGTATCTGAACCGCTGATCAATGCTGAGACCCCCGCGGTCAGCAGTAAAAAATAAAGAAAGTTATCATTCTATTTTTTACTGCATGGCAGCGGACGACTGTTTCTGAACAAATTCGCATTGACCAGAATATTAAGATTTGTCAAGATCATCGGCGAAGGTGCGATGGTTGAAAGCCCATCCTTCAGACTTCCTATCTTATCATTCGATATCGAATTACCGGCAAGCGCACTGCTGGTCTGATCGCGAGAGAAATCCATACTGGCTCATCAACGTTTCAAGGAGGAAACATAATGAGTGTCACATTAGTGCATACCGGCGTATCACATACTCGCATCGAGTACTGTATTTGGGAAGCACTGAATCAAATCTGGCCTCACTCATCTACGATAGCCCGCTTCGGAACAGGGTTTTCCCCTGCGCGCGAGATCAACACTGTTGACTCTGATCTGATCATCAGTACCAGCCTGGAAGCAGCCGCTTCTATCAAATGCCAGGAACACCAGTTACACATGTGTTATCTGGAACCCCGTTCCAGTAATCATGCCCCTCTGAATCAGCAGCTCATCAACAGTTTGACGGAAGTGGAATTTGTCGTTCCTACAAAGACCCTTCAGAATCAGAATCGGGATCGATTCACATCGTTCGTCAAACCACCTGTGGACACCGATTTCTTCTGCTCCGGATTCGACCAGAGAACGGAGTTTTACCTGCTGGTTGTTGATGGCCAGTGGACCGCATCTGATCAACTTGCCGTGAATGCCTGTCAGGAATTGGGGCGAAGCCTCTCGATTGCAGGAATCAGTGCTGAGCAACTCCCACAGGATCTGCAGGATCATCCCCTGATTGAACTTCTGGGCCCACTGGATGATCAGCAACTGCGGGATCAATACCGCCTCTGCTCTGCCGTGATTTGTCCCCGTGAAGTTGATTTCGACCTTTCAGCCATTGAGGCACAAAGTTGTGGTACTCCTGTCGTAATCTACTCGGACTGCGAAGCAGCCCGTTCAGTCGTCTGTTTCGAACAGAATGGACTGGGGAGTGGAATTTATTTTGAAGAGCAAGCGGTTGTGTCTCTTGCCAGTTCAATCCGTGAACTGGAACTCAGACCTCAGCGTTGCCAGCCCGTAATTGGCTGGTGTTGTGCCGCACAGTTTTCTTTTCATCAGTTTCAGATTGCCTTTAACCAGGCCATCGCTAAAGAAATTGCCTACCGGATCCAGACAGCTGCACGCAAAAAACAGATCCAGGATCAACAAGACGACCAGGGACCTGCAGAAGAGCGCATCGCCGCATAGTCTGCTCACAATTGACTGCAGTTCAGGGACTGAATCAAGCGACTGTAGAAGAGACATCAGCTGACGCAGTCCCCTGTTGCTTAGTCTGTCGGACATGAATTCTTCAATCGTCCGGACACACACTTTCATCGAAACCTGTCCCCTCTTTGTTGGTAATCTGGGAAACTTTCGCAAAGTGTTACACCTGGACCTGTTTGCATATTGATAGACATAATCAGTCTGATAATTCCAGTTTCCCGGCTGAAACCACTGGCAGAAACACAATTGAAACTCGCTTCAACCGAAGCAGATCTTTTGTGCTGTTCTGCTTGATCCTTATTCTCGATCCTATTCCATTTTAATGACTTACAACAATATTGAGAAACGCGGATCATTATTGCATTTTAAAGTCCAACCCAAATAAAGACCTGGCATGATTCAGGGTGCGACGAACGCAGGTTTTCCCGCACCAGACCCCATACCACCCATTCACACAATACCACCTATTCTCGGCAACAGGATCCTGCTGACTATTTCTCCAATCGCATTAGACGCGTCTACTGTGACGATCTGGAGTCCTGTATCCAAGACGCCGATATGTAAACTATAAGTAAAAATTCCAGAATCAGTGGCAAGTCGCTGTTTTCTATAAATCATTCAATCGCCAGGCAAGGATGCAAGCGGCTCATGTCAAATCAAACCATCGAATCACTGGAACAACGGGTTAAAGAGCTGGAAACCCAAATTGAAGACTATCAGAAGCAGTTGATTCATGCTCAGAAAATGAGTTCTGTCGGCGCTCTGGCGTCTTCAATTACTCACGAGTTCAATAACATCCTGACCACCGTAATCAATTACGCCAAACTGGGTTTGCGTCACAAAGAAGAAGAACGCCGCGAGAAAGCATTTAACAAAATCCTGTCTGCCGGTCAGCGTGCTGCAAAAATCACGACCGGGATGCTTTCCTATGCCCGCGGCAGTGACAGCCGTCAGGAACCAGTTGATCTGGTCGTACTGGTGAAAAGTGTGATTGCCCTGGTCGAAAAAGATCTCTCGATGAACCGTGTCAATCTGCACACTCATTTCGAGGCCCAGCCAGAGGTTAGTCTCAATCCGAACCAGATTCAGCAGGTGCTTGTCAATCTGATCGTCAATGCACGACAGGCCATGCCTACCGGAGGTCGACTTGATCTGGCGGTTCGACTGAACGCGGAAGCCAATATGGCAGAAGTCATTGTTCGTGACAGTGGAGCAGGCATCCCGTCAGAGCAACTGCATCATATCTTTGATCAGTTCTACACCACCAAAGAAGCGGATGAAAATGGTCAGGGAGGAACCGGACTGGGTCTTTCTCTGGCGAAAGAAGTCATGGAAGCGCATCACGGCCGGATTCGTGTAGAAAGTGCCGTCGGTAAAGGAACCGCATTCACACTGAAGTTCCCGCTTTCTACCGCTGCCATCGAAGCCGCCTGAAACACGAAACGGACGACATAAAATCAGCATTCGATTGCCTGACCAATCAGGGAATGTGATATTTTAGCCTGTTTCCATTGAATTCCTTAAAGCGTTAGACTATATAATCTTAATCTCAGGCCGGAGTGGCGGAATCGGCAGACGCGCTGGATTCAAAATCCAGTGAGGGTAAACCTCGTGGGGGTTCAAGTCCCCCCTCCGGTACTTGTAAAAACCCGACAGGAAATGGCGTGAAAGCCTTTCCCGTCGGGTTTTTGCTTTTGAGACTGGTCCTTGCTGAGGCTCAACCGATGTCTGTATCAGCTATTACTTTTTAGCCAGATCCAGAAAAACGATATGCGAGGGGTTACCCACGGCGGCATACTGACCGGTGAACGTCAATTTCCCCGTGACTCTGTCTACCTTGAAAATGGCGATGTTGTCTGCTCGCTGATTGCCGCAGTACAGGAATTCTCCTGTGGGATCAAAACTGAAGCTGCGGGGATAATTGCCGCGGGTCCATTCATCGGCCACCCAGGTCAATTCGCCCTGTGGGCCGACTGCGAAGATGCCAATGCTGTCATGCAGCCGATTGCCTGCATAAACAAACTTACCGTCATCTGAAACCAGAATTTCGGAGCAGAAGTTGCTGCCTTTAAAACCGACTGGCAGAGTTGAAACAGTCTGTCGTGCCGTCAGCGTTCCTGCTTTCGAGTCATAATCGAACAAGACCAGGGTCGAACCCTCTTCCTGAATGGAATAGAACCAGCGCCCATTGGGATGGAAGTGGAAGTGCCTGGGACCATCGCCGGGAGGCAGAGAGATCGCAGGCGGATCGTTCGGGGTCAGTTTTCCCGTTTTCTCATCGAACTTCCAGATATAGATTTTGTCCAGCCCCAGATCGACGTGCAGTACAAACCGACCGGATGGATCGGCCTGAATCATGTGTGCGTGCGTGTGATCGTGACCGCTGAAGGCAAAGCTGCCTTCCGGTGCATTTTCAGCGGTGGTGGGACCAATCTTTCCGGCATCGTTTTTGACGTCAGTGGCTTCGCCAAGTGATCCATCATCGAGTATGGGAAGCACGGAGACCGATCCACCAAAATAATTCGCGATCAACAGATATTTTCCAGAAGGATGAATGCTCACATAGGTAGGTCCGTCTCCCCCCGAGTTGACCTTGTTGAGTGGGGTCAGCGATCCGTCTTCGCTGTTAATGGAAAAAGCGGAAACGGAACCGTGTTTCTCTTTCCCCACTCGATCAGTTTCGTTCGTGGAATAAAGACGCGTGCCGCTTGCGTTGACCGCCAGACAACTGGGACTGGTTCCCATCCGCTGGATGCCGGCGGGAGTCATCGCTCCGGTCTTACGATCGATCTTGAAGAGATGAATGCCCCGTCCATTGCCGGGTGGCAGATCGACTTGAGTGTCTAGTACATCCTGCAGGGGAGAACTGAACGTGCCGACATAGGCCATCAGTGGCTTGTCTGCCGACTTTGATTCTGCGTGAGCCAGGCCAGTAATGAGGGGCAATGTACCTGTCATGGCGAGGGACGATTTCAGGAACGAACGACGAGATTGATCGTGGCG is from Gimesia maris and encodes:
- a CDS encoding glycosyltransferase, with amino-acid sequence MSVTLVHTGVSHTRIEYCIWEALNQIWPHSSTIARFGTGFSPAREINTVDSDLIISTSLEAAASIKCQEHQLHMCYLEPRSSNHAPLNQQLINSLTEVEFVVPTKTLQNQNRDRFTSFVKPPVDTDFFCSGFDQRTEFYLLVVDGQWTASDQLAVNACQELGRSLSIAGISAEQLPQDLQDHPLIELLGPLDDQQLRDQYRLCSAVICPREVDFDLSAIEAQSCGTPVVIYSDCEAARSVVCFEQNGLGSGIYFEEQAVVSLASSIRELELRPQRCQPVIGWCCAAQFSFHQFQIAFNQAIAKEIAYRIQTAARKKQIQDQQDDQGPAEERIAA
- a CDS encoding sensor histidine kinase, with the protein product MSNQTIESLEQRVKELETQIEDYQKQLIHAQKMSSVGALASSITHEFNNILTTVINYAKLGLRHKEEERREKAFNKILSAGQRAAKITTGMLSYARGSDSRQEPVDLVVLVKSVIALVEKDLSMNRVNLHTHFEAQPEVSLNPNQIQQVLVNLIVNARQAMPTGGRLDLAVRLNAEANMAEVIVRDSGAGIPSEQLHHIFDQFYTTKEADENGQGGTGLGLSLAKEVMEAHHGRIRVESAVGKGTAFTLKFPLSTAAIEAA
- a CDS encoding lactonase family protein; this translates as MNRHDQSRRSFLKSSLAMTGTLPLITGLAHAESKSADKPLMAYVGTFSSPLQDVLDTQVDLPPGNGRGIHLFKIDRKTGAMTPAGIQRMGTSPSCLAVNASGTRLYSTNETDRVGKEKHGSVSAFSINSEDGSLTPLNKVNSGGDGPTYVSIHPSGKYLLIANYFGGSVSVLPILDDGSLGEATDVKNDAGKIGPTTAENAPEGSFAFSGHDHTHAHMIQADPSGRFVLHVDLGLDKIYIWKFDEKTGKLTPNDPPAISLPPGDGPRHFHFHPNGRWFYSIQEEGSTLVLFDYDSKAGTLTARQTVSTLPVGFKGSNFCSEILVSDDGKFVYAGNRLHDSIGIFAVGPQGELTWVADEWTRGNYPRSFSFDPTGEFLYCGNQRADNIAIFKVDRVTGKLTFTGQYAAVGNPSHIVFLDLAKK